A part of Haloarchaeobius sp. HME9146 genomic DNA contains:
- a CDS encoding redoxin domain-containing protein, with the protein MLSVGSHAPDFALPGVENGEIGEFSLSEALREDVVVLAFYPADFSPTCTSSLCTMQDFDLLNLEADVTLFGISGDSVFSHRRFAEMNNITYPLLTDSIGEVAEEYGVCMDEWRGHRKVPQRSVVVIDDRQRVRYTWTTEDQRVVPELGEVRGALDDVRDDRTAIQRYARGFEHYDGGHDRFETAWSMYEMEAWGGAVDQFDEAVAYFDAAAESFRSAKRFSESAEVEAAAEEARSRSDDFRRAAKWYAGAAEHFDAADADLGAEYQADAEKAHESASTGDELRKPSSLFPEQA; encoded by the coding sequence ATGTTATCGGTTGGCTCGCACGCACCGGACTTCGCACTCCCCGGCGTCGAGAACGGCGAGATCGGCGAGTTCTCGCTGTCCGAGGCGCTCCGCGAAGACGTGGTCGTCCTCGCGTTCTACCCCGCGGACTTCAGCCCGACCTGTACCTCCTCGCTGTGTACGATGCAGGACTTCGACCTCCTGAACCTCGAGGCTGACGTGACGCTGTTCGGCATCTCCGGGGACTCGGTGTTCAGCCACCGCCGGTTCGCCGAGATGAACAACATCACGTATCCGCTCCTGACGGACTCCATCGGCGAGGTCGCCGAGGAGTATGGCGTCTGCATGGACGAGTGGCGCGGCCACCGGAAGGTCCCGCAACGGTCCGTGGTCGTCATCGACGACCGCCAGCGCGTCCGGTACACGTGGACGACCGAGGACCAGCGGGTCGTCCCCGAGCTGGGCGAGGTCCGCGGCGCGCTCGACGACGTACGGGACGACCGGACCGCCATCCAGCGCTACGCCCGCGGGTTCGAACACTACGACGGCGGCCACGACCGGTTCGAGACCGCGTGGTCGATGTACGAGATGGAGGCGTGGGGCGGCGCGGTCGACCAGTTCGACGAGGCGGTCGCGTACTTCGACGCCGCGGCAGAGAGCTTCCGGTCCGCCAAGCGGTTCTCGGAATCCGCGGAGGTCGAGGCGGCCGCGGAGGAGGCGCGGTCCCGGAGCGACGACTTCCGGCGGGCGGCGAAGTGGTACGCGGGGGCGGCAGAGCACTTCGACGCAGCGGACGCCGACCTGGGCGCGGAGTATCAGGCCGATGCGGAGAAAGCACACGAGTCCGCGAGTACCGGGGACGAGCTCCGCAAGCCGAGTTCGCTCTTCCCCGAACAGGCCTGA
- a CDS encoding Rieske (2Fe-2S) protein has product MATTDDSFVPVASLAELEEDGRKLVTPQGHAIAVFYHEGEVRAVDNRCPHMGFPLADGTVDEGVLTCHWHHARFELSCGDTFDPWADDVQTYPVEVRDGEVYVDPEPPLETEPAEHWATRLDTGLEENLRLVVAKATVGLLNEGVEPVEPLAQGVAFGTRYREQGWSSGLTILAAMANVLPELDDEDQKRALYTGLRHVASDCAGQAPNFDQPSFSTREVAPERLESWFRENVEVRDADGAERVLRTAVATCDREQVERMLFAAATDHRYLDSGHSFDFVNKAIETLDHVGWEAADDTLASLVRRLTEAQRSEELSSWRQPIDLAGLLDDAFEDLDDLAASGAGESWTEPEDFQDTLLSDDPHAIVDALCAAIEAGATTEELAHAVAHAAATRVARFGTANEFSDWNTVHHTFTYANAVHQATRRVEATELYRGVFDAAINVYLDRFLNTPPAPIPEPASSDRDPAAVLDDLRETFDEEGQVNEAGRLVGEFLDCGGDPADLKRTLGHCLLREDAGFHTLQALETGFRQFDLADYDYRARVAMVAVARYMAAHFPTRREAEQTFTIASRLLRGEAVHEAE; this is encoded by the coding sequence ATGGCAACAACCGACGATTCGTTCGTCCCGGTCGCGTCGCTCGCCGAGCTCGAGGAGGACGGCCGAAAGCTCGTCACCCCGCAGGGGCACGCCATCGCGGTCTTCTACCACGAGGGCGAGGTCCGGGCGGTCGACAACCGCTGCCCACACATGGGGTTCCCGCTCGCAGACGGGACCGTCGACGAGGGCGTCCTGACCTGTCACTGGCACCATGCCCGGTTCGAACTCTCCTGTGGCGACACGTTCGACCCCTGGGCCGACGACGTCCAGACCTACCCCGTCGAGGTCCGCGACGGCGAGGTGTACGTGGACCCGGAGCCACCCCTTGAGACCGAGCCCGCCGAGCACTGGGCGACCCGGCTCGACACCGGCCTCGAGGAGAACCTGCGGCTGGTCGTCGCCAAGGCGACCGTCGGCCTGCTGAACGAAGGTGTGGAGCCTGTCGAGCCGCTCGCCCAGGGCGTCGCCTTCGGAACCCGCTACCGCGAGCAGGGCTGGTCCTCCGGCCTCACCATCCTCGCCGCGATGGCGAACGTCCTCCCCGAACTCGACGACGAGGACCAGAAACGGGCACTCTACACCGGCCTTCGCCACGTCGCCTCCGACTGTGCGGGCCAGGCCCCGAACTTCGACCAGCCGTCGTTCTCGACGCGCGAGGTCGCCCCCGAGCGCCTCGAATCGTGGTTCCGCGAGAACGTCGAGGTCAGGGACGCCGATGGTGCCGAGCGCGTGCTGCGAACCGCGGTGGCGACCTGCGACCGCGAGCAGGTCGAGCGGATGCTGTTCGCGGCAGCCACCGACCACCGCTATCTCGATTCCGGGCACTCCTTCGACTTCGTCAACAAAGCCATCGAGACACTGGACCACGTCGGCTGGGAGGCCGCGGACGACACGCTCGCGAGCCTCGTCCGACGCCTCACGGAAGCCCAGCGCAGCGAGGAACTCTCCTCGTGGCGACAGCCCATCGACCTCGCCGGGCTGCTGGACGACGCCTTCGAGGACCTCGACGACCTGGCGGCCAGCGGTGCGGGCGAGTCGTGGACCGAACCTGAGGACTTCCAGGACACGCTGCTCTCGGACGACCCCCACGCCATCGTCGACGCGCTCTGTGCAGCCATCGAAGCCGGGGCGACCACCGAGGAGCTGGCACACGCCGTGGCCCACGCCGCCGCAACCAGGGTCGCCCGGTTCGGCACCGCCAACGAGTTCTCCGACTGGAACACGGTGCATCACACGTTCACCTACGCGAACGCCGTCCACCAAGCGACCCGGCGCGTCGAGGCGACGGAACTCTACCGCGGCGTGTTCGATGCGGCCATCAACGTCTACCTCGACCGCTTCCTCAACACGCCGCCAGCGCCGATTCCGGAGCCTGCCAGCAGCGACCGCGACCCGGCCGCGGTGCTCGACGACCTCCGCGAGACGTTCGACGAGGAAGGGCAGGTGAACGAGGCAGGGAGACTCGTCGGGGAGTTCCTCGACTGTGGGGGCGACCCCGCCGACCTGAAGCGGACGCTCGGGCACTGCCTCCTGCGCGAGGACGCGGGCTTCCACACGCTGCAGGCGCTCGAGACCGGCTTCCGGCAGTTCGACCTCGCGGACTACGACTACCGGGCCAGGGTCGCGATGGTCGCGGTCGCCCGGTACATGGCGGCGCACTTCCCGACCCGCCGTGAGGCCGAGCAGACGTTCACCATCGCCTCGCGACTGCTCCGCGGAGAAGCGGTCCACGAGGCGGAGTAG